The genomic region taatccaacgatcgaaggaatatccttcgatcaaaaaaacgctggcaagcctatggggaccttccccataggctaacattgacttcagtagcttttagctgccgaagtagggggtcgaagtttttcttaaagagacagtacttcgattatcgaatggtcgaatagtcaacgatttttagttcgaatcgttcgattcgaagtcgaagtagtagtcgaaggtcgaagtagcccattcgatggtcgaagtagccaaaaaaacacttcgaaattcgaagtttttttaattcgaatccttcactcgagctttgtaaatgtgcccctaagagttcaaATTcggctattcgccaccttaaacctgtcgaattgctgttttagcctatgaaggACTAAAGGGTTCAATGTcccagccttcttgacattcgagttttttttttttaaaaaaactctaatcgaatttgattcaaattcagttcgagtttgcgggtcaatcctattcacccgagttccaaaaattagattatttttaataaatcacaattggtcgaatttcgagttcatgggagttttaaataactcccatgaacttgaaatttgaccctttataaatctgcccctaagtgttcttgtAAAAACAAACACATAACATCTGGGGTATAAAGTAAAACCAAATGTATCCAGAtacctgggggcagattcaccaaaGGGGCGAAGTGGAAGTGGAAATTCGTTAGTGTTACCGCCCacaaggacatcgccaatttaccaaCGGGCGCAGCCACCAATTCACTAGCGacagagacagacgctagtggtcTATCGACAGGCGGcaattcgctctggcaaatggtcgttactccacaaatttactaaagtgcagattttactgaacgttacctctttcgccagtgttgccttcaccacctcagaccaggtaaagTGCATTAAAGCagatagatcttcctcagtcttctgtcacttacattttatattctgtgagccgaaaatgcatcaaagtccaaaaaacactggtgacttttaattttttcagcctcatagcctgcaaaagtactaacttaaaattttttggggttactgatttcccccatacattatctaacatatggaacctaaactatacagtgggctcatgtgtagggcattataacaactctactgtcttaattaaaggagaattcagcctaAACCTTAAAAACCCCCTAAACCCCAaccctacaaagacccccctCACTCCTTcaccccagcctacctggtacctggggcaaatgccactaactttttacttacccctccgtgcagattctcggtagttcacggcagccatcttcttttcttccgTAAACGTCGGAAGcagagtttcggcgcatgcgcagttggaataATTTCCAGTCCCGAAAAAAGTCACAAtaatctctgaaaaaaactttcatGACTTTCGGCACATACGCAGTTGTTGGGGACCAGAAGATTACTCCAACTGCGTATCTGTTTCCGAAGTttaccgaagaaaagaagatggtctcagtgaactcccgaggacagaatctgcaacgaggggtaagtaaaaagttaggaggAGGGAGGGCGatctatgtagggttggggggtagggtttttttaaggtttgggttgaaatCTCCTTTAGGGTTCTATGggcatgtgttttaaaaagtgtaataagtaggtatatgcaccaacattaacataaagacgtccataaattttaaatttcccaccctatgcaaagacctgagTGCAAGATCCCTAGTGAAATTTCGcttggcagaaatgaatgctagcgcatcttcactatcaaatggtTCGCAATgttgaagtaacactagcgaaaactCGCCAACGTTTGGCTCACGCGACGAAacccacattttagtgaattggcgtagtctgagcgaactttcgcctggcgaagtgttgcgctgggtgcgaagtggacgctggtgaattttcgctggttagtaaatctgccccctgatatCTTGGGTTAATTCCAGCCAGGACATTTTCTGCAAGGAGTATGTATATAGAAACCTTCTGCAAAATTAATGTGTTGGTGccattatgaaaatatataaagaagtggTGTGTTTATGCTGAGGGTAGGGCAGGTCCCTGGTAGCTCACTTGAGGTTGTTCCTCATAACCCCAGAAGTCCCCATCATGTGTGAGTCCTTCAGCTCAGTCTATTGTGTGGCGGCTGAACTCCTTTGGTTTCTATTGTGCCGTCTTGGCATATTCAGTAAACAGATAAACCATTTAAAATCAAGTGGCTTTTTGTTCTGAATAAATATCAACCCATGTTCTCCTGATGTAAGCCATAAAAGTCAGTTTAGTCAgattaatatcattattattactttatatgcTTTATGAAGCCAAATTATCTTGTTCGTAGGATTATAGTTCAATTAAAGATAGTCATCATGAGGTACCTCTATGCCATAGGTGATATTTTAGTCGAGTTTAATCCTGAAAGCATAACTATGCATATACCTGTTTAAGATTCAGTTACATTTGCATTCTTTTATGTTGTTATACAGTGGCAGGTTGTGATCTTACACATCTCCTTATAGCCCtccagtatttttattttcttacaagAGGACAGGCCTAGCATTTTATGGAGAGTAGATttatccgaacctcaaataattcgtagtttttggagcaaaaaaaaaaactacgaattcttcgagatttattaaattcCGTTGGTCTAAGAACTCTAaatctgaaaccccggcatctaaaagctctcgaggtcctgtataagtcaatggggaagttcccagtgtctgcgctgatgtctgtaccgatatccgatgattttggggattCGGAGCAAAAAACTCCGAAAACAACGACGTTTTTGCAGAAAACTAGCCCTCTAGTATTAGTATTTTCTTACAAGGGGACAGGCCTAGCATTTTATGGAGAGTAGACCAACAATGGAAGTGTGGCAAACCAAAAACATTCAGAAACTAAATGCACCAGGAGCAGCGGCTGCAGGAAGCCTCGGCGTGAGGATCATGGCACATGGGATTTCTTCTCTGAAATTATTCAGCCGTTGGAGAAGAGTCCAAACCTGGGGAAAATTgctataccgtatatactcgagtataagccgagtttttccgcatccaaaatgtgctgaaaaagtctacctcggcttatactcggtcagCGGGCAgttgctgagattgcagtcacttttaatcattcctataccaacagttcacttggggagagactgcaatatcccacaatgccctctgttggttatatgaaagaataacagtgcgccctctgttggttatatgaaagaataacagtgactgcaatatcacacagcaccctctgttggttatatgaaagaataacagtgcgccctctgttggttatatgaaagaataacagtgactgcaatatcacacagcgccctctgttggttatatgaaagaataacagtgactgcaatatcacacagcgccatctgttggttatatgaaagaataacagtgactgcaatatcacacagcaccctctgttggttatatgaaagaataacagtgactgcaatatcacacagtgccctctgttggttattttaaagaataacagtgatggcaatatcacacagccccctctgcacatggtagtgggacagtgggacaatgcacacagtaatctgtttggcaattctctgtcaccatcaactttgcaaagaagtccggttgatcgctgggggggtcgctttggcagaatctgcactgctgggagacagggctgtagttgtgtctaggcttatactagagtcaataagttttcccagttttcgtaggtaaaattaggtacctcggcttatactcgggtcggcttatactcgagtatatatggtatatattttCTGTGTGCCATGAGCCTAACTATGCACATAAGTTCTAGAAAAGTTAAGAGACATAACAGAATCTCAGCGTTTTCCTGCATTCAACGCCATTTGGAGGGGGGTTCGTAGAGTGCAGTGCCCCTCAATGCTGTAGAATGaaatataattcatttatatatttatctttgcaATGGGAGCACCACATTACACGATTGATTATCAATAGGAAATTGCATTGCAGAGTTAGGAGCTTTGTATCTTTTACACATTGTATTAATTAGATCTCATTACAGATTCTCCACTCACTCTCGGGACCAATGACAACAACATTTGTCGTACAAGACGTGCAACAGACTCAGACTGTAAGTTGTTGGGGTATAACAAGATAGATTGGGATACTGACCTGGCTTTAAAGAGTGGTGCCCAACTAACTCTGATAAGGCCATGTCATTAGACTAGAGATTCCAAAACTGTGGGAATGCCCCACATAGAGGAACTGAAGCAGGGGCTGGAAGAGACTTTAATGCAGGTTTGATGGAATTTGCTGTAAATGCCCTAGGTATCACTTGTAAGATGACAGTGAGGCAATTCAACAGAGTGTCTGTTCTTCTAATTCAACCCTTCATCCTGAACTCAGATGTGAGTTTCCAAAATTTCACAATACCCTTACAAAAGTAGATATAATGGGCTTTCAGCAAAGTTGAGTGTTAAAGAGCACACAAAGATCTAAAATATCTTGCCATTATGTAGCCTATGTATAGAACACCAGGATTGTCCCATGTTGCTTTATATCCTTATGAAAATTCTTGACCAGAACATCCAATGATGGTGACATCATAGGTAGAAACACAATGTGCTGAtcacttaaagggtggttcacctttacattaacttttagggggttatttatgaagctccgaatatccaaacctcgaataattcgtagtttttggagcaaaaaagaaaaactacaaattattctagatttattaaagtttgatggTCTAAAATCTCTGAATCTGAAACCCTGGCATCTAGAGGTCttgtataagttaatggggaaGGTACCAGTggctgcgctgatgtctgtaccgatatctgatgattttggggatcaaaaaactctgaaaaaaatgtagtttttgcagaaaactccaaacaattaGGAGTTGTCgggggaaagctcagaagttttcagagttttgcctgaccctattttttcaggcttttttcttcataaataaggcccattcgggaattcggagttgctcggagttggatatgagaaatactgagataaatacGGACCTTGATAAATTACCCACTTAgaatcatgtagagagtgatattcttagacaatttgcagttggttttcattttttgttatttgtggtttttgagttattttcagcAAGGACCTTAGCAAGGacacattggtttgaataagatagtggaatatgaataggagaggcctgaaaagaaaaacaagtacaggtataggatcccttatccggaaagctccgaattaaggaatggctgtctcccatagactccattttatccaaataatccaaatttttaaaaataatttcctttttctctgtaataataaaacagtagcttgtacttgatcccaactaaaatataattaatccttattggaagcaaaaccagcctattgggtttatttaatgtttaaatgaatttctagtagacttaaggcatgaagacccaaattacagaaagatccgttatccggaaaaccccaggtcctgagcattctggataacaggtcccccataaaaagtagtaataacaatacatatttgcatttatttttagatgtggccagtgacccctatttggaagctggaaataCTCAGAAAAAGttgtaaaataattcaaaaactataaaatagaaaaaatgacgACTACTTAAAAGGTTGcttatattaaaggtgaactgcaCCTTTAAAAAGTGTCCAGTAGGATTTCACAGCAACCTATTACAGTCGgtaacacactgagcatgtgcagtgccactgacaccagacacaaagaaaatcaaaaaaagcTCTAGAGTTACAGGGGCAGTTTCAGACGCATGGTACTACTCTCCTTATGGGTTAGTACAACAAGACACAAGCATAAAGTGTTAATAAACAGGGAATGGCTATCCTATTGCACAAGCTTCCTTTTTCCCTTAACTTTTCTATTGTTTTGTATAGATAAATATTTTTGATGAATATGTATTTTATGATCCCCTGTTACAATTTATACTTTGAATCCTAGCTTCTTTGAACATTGCAAGATTGAAGAGAAATGGTCAGTACTATTGCCAGGTTTGCTGGACCAAAGGACACGTTCCGCAACAGTGTATGTTGTCGTTTTTTCCTCCTTTGATATTTTGCGTTTTGTGGgtaacattatttataatatatactggCTTTGTTTCCAACCTGTAGTAAAAAGAACTTCTACTAtaaatgtaagttaaaaaaaaaacttttgaatgcTGTAGTTATTTATAGATTTAGAAGAATTTGTTGGGAACAGATGCTTTACTTGTAAATGTAAGATTACTAAGGAAGAATATTCAACAGAAACCCAAGGAGAAGAAGAAAGTaatagttaaaggaaaattatacccccaaacaatgtaggtctctttaaaaagatattgcataaaacagctcatgtgtaaaaccctgattcatgtaaataaaccattatcataataatatacttttctagtagtatgtgccattgggtaatcctaaatagaaaattgccattttaaaaaataaggcccaccccctgggatcgtacgattcacagtgaacacaaacaaaccaaacaaatacatgttaggtcacatgagccaattaacagacagagttctgtcttttgcttcttcacttcttcctgttacagttagtgttgtagtatttctggtcaggtgatctctgaggcagcacacagaccatcacgaaatggtggctcaaggcaagagcaatacttacttaaatatatagaccagtttggtaagattcttttaatatgccacttattatgatataaactatcttttgcttaagtgttcattttgagggtatagttttcctttaagtaacattGAGCCCCACAATCAAGGAGAGAGATTGAAAgattgtatgggacctgttatccaaaaactcaTAATTTGGATTCCCAAttctttagtctactagaaaatcatgtaaacattaatcaaacccaataggattgttttgcttcccataaggattaattatatcttagttgggatcaagtacaaggtattgttttattattacagagaaaagggaaatcatttttaaacatttgaattatttggttaaaatagagcctatgggagaaggccttcccgtagttcagaactttctggataaagggttctggataacagatctcatacctgtacaatgatttAAGAGAGGAATAAAATTGGAGTGGAATATAAGGCTAAATCATTCTCCATCTATTACAGGAAAGCCTCTACAGCCCCTGCTCTTCCCATACTTTGTTTATTAGAGCTTTATAAACAAATAGTGAGAGCGCCAACAATAATACTTCAAATGTACAGCATCATGGTGGTTATGGCTAAATGGTTTTTGTTCCTGCACATCATGACTGCACAATGGTGGTCAGAGGGGAAACTGGGTGAACTGGGTGTAGACTAGAGGTGCTGCACAGTTGCCCCTATATCCGAGTGTAAGACCAAAGAAAGAGCAGCAGTGTATGAAAGATTAGACAATGTTCAGTAAAAAGGGTTATTTCGATTTATTGTATAAGTGTCATAATGGACCCGCCCAATTTTCAtgcatattaatattatttttcttctcaatTGTTTCTTAGCAACTGAAAACACTGTCGCTCAAGCAAGTGAGTATTGTCTTACGTTCTACAGTTATAGAAAATCCTCTGTagctatagttacatagttaaagggatactgtcatgggaaaacattttttttttcaaaatgcatcagttaatagtgctgctccagcagaattctgcactgaaatccatttctcaaaagagcaaacagatttttttatattcaattttgaaatctgacatggggctagacataatgtcaatttcccagctgcctccagtcatgtgacttgtgctctgataaacttcaatcactctttactgctgtactgcaagttggagtgacatcacccccttcctttccccccagcagctaaacaaaagaacaatgggaaggtaaccagatagcagctccctaacacaagataacagctgcctggtagatctaagaacaacactcaatagtaaaaacccatctctctcctaaagtgcaggcacaagtcacatgactggggcagctgggaaattgacaaaatgtctagccccttgtcagatttcaaaattgaatataaaaaaatctgtttgctcttttgagaaatggatttcagcgcagaattctgctagagcagcactattaactgattcattttgataaaatgttttttttcccatgacagtatccctttaagttgggttgaaaaattcatcaagttcaacccctccaaacgaacCCCGATTCACATATATATCAATAAAGCATAAGACTACTTACCTGCACCAATACTATACAAAATTATATATGACCCCCCTGGTTAACTGCTATATACAATGTACGACTGTCTCCATCATTCTAGGACTGACCATCCATGATATCTACGATATCATAAAAGTGTTGCCAAAGGAGGCCACCGTGCATGTTGGACGTCTCTTAAATCTCACCGATGATCAAGTTGAAAAATGCATGAAAGATGAAAAAGAAGATGAAGTggagaaactgtacagaattatAAGAGAgcgggaaaaaaatggaaatcccACAAAGCAGCAAATAGTCTTGGAAATTGAAGAGGCGCTGATGAGGATGGACTATGAGAACAGTTTAAATAAATTAAGGCGGATTTGTTGCAACAATTGCAAGCGGATAACAAGTAAGTTGATTGTGATTGGTGGAACTAGTCTGCTACGCAGCTGCTTAACTGTATGAAGTTTCTTCAAGACCTAAGGGATCATTTACTATCTGCACATAAAAACATGAAACTCCAGCTTCCAAGCATTCCTGATAATAAATCCCATAGCTGCATTTATATATATCCCCTCTGAGTTTACCAGCAGTATTAGCACCGGAACCTAATCACGATGATATTGTAGCAGTAACTCTTTCATTTGCCCTGCAGGCTAGACAAACGGACACAATCTGTTTTGAAGAACAACTATGACAAGGAAAATGTTGTCCTCTCCTCAGTCTCCAAGAAACATGACAAGATACACAACCAGACTACAAAACCACAATATACGTGCCATTTGCAACAGGGTGGTATGTGGTCAAAGAGCAAAATGATTTTGAGGGACCCTGAATGTTATAGCGAAGCATTGCTCGACGTGGCTCTCCAAGTAAATGAAGAAGATGAAATGGAAAAGCTTAACAATGGAAAGAGCAGCATGGATGTGAGAGATAAACTGACCTGGGCCCATACAATTCTTGTTCCCCCATTATAGACATGAACTGATGAATTACCAGGTATTAGGTATAAGGTGCCCCTCCTATTTTGGTGTATACATTAtctcaaacatatatatatatattatataagtgaAGGTATCAAATCAATATGAAATAACATCCCAAGACTTGGTTGGTCTGTTTCACAATGACTTCCAAATTCTGCACACCTTTCTAGAACAACCCTAACAACCCAGAACTTGGCTGGTGATCAACACACAGAGTGGGAAGCAGTGATTTTCAGGCAAGAGACTGCCCTCTTTGACCCAACAACATCATTAAAATGAACATGTGTTGTCCCCAGTCTCAGTCTCAGTGATTCTTACTAAGGATTTATTCTCCGTGCTCAGCTCCAGCCTTTTCCCAGTTACTTTCAAAACCTCTGCTTGCCTTTGTGACTGCTCTACGTTCTTTCAGAAGTCACGTGGTGGAGGACTTTCAGGATTATTAGAGGTGACTAAAGGGTTTCTGTAGGGTGTTGTTGAGGGTGCTCACCCAACCTCACTGTAATAAATCTTGCAACGTTTATACCAGGTCTTGTAGCTCTTAGCAACCGATTAGATGTTTTCTTTTGATcaggtgaccaggaaatgctacctactgatcaGTATGGGTCATCAGATTAcatataacttttattacactgcACCGTGATTTATATTAATGTTATCTCTTCCTGGTTACAGGTTTCTACAAACATCTTCTCAAATCTTCATTCATAATTTGCTTGATATTATATTCAAGCCATGACACTAGGAACTTGGTTTATAGCTCTTTCTTTTCTTGTGTAACTTTCTAGAATAACCCTACTGCTGGAGCAAATCTTTCCTTTGTGTATAATCCATGTTAACAAAACTAGTCAACCCCAAGGTTGCTTACTGGAGGGGAATTTGCCAAGACCTATGACCCCCTTAATACCACTGCTCACATTTTACTCTGTCACCACCATGTGATATTTTGAATCAGTAAAGACATTGCACATCTACACCAGATTTATGGACCCATTTGTAAGTACGATGCTGCTCttaaaatgagaactaaagcttaacaaagcaGTAGGGTAGAAAAGTTGAACAATATGCTTGGGGCGTCTACAAaaggccaaggcaaccacagccctttagcagtaaagatacaaagatgccccagtagctccccatcttcttttctgttgattccctgcacatgctctttgctgctgtcacttactgagcttagggagcaacTTACAAGGCTACTGCATCTAAAGGCTACCGGTTGCAATGATTTTTACtccaagtaacatagtaagttaggttgaaagaagacacgtccatcaagttcaaccttataaATCTAgaaataacctgcctaactgccagttgatccagaagaaggcaaaaaaaatcatctgaagcctctccaatttgcctcagaggggggaaaattccttcctgactccataatgacaatgggaccagtccctggatcaacttgtactatgagctatctcccataaccctgtattccctcacatgctaaacaccatccaacccctaaGGTTTTGGGGGGGaagccctcgggtgcctataaatgtatttttttaattaaaaatcgcCCAGCCTCTGCCACGGATTTCTATAGGAAATCCGGTGAAGGAGCTGGGGAGGGGTAGGGGGCTGGGTTGGTGGCAGAAGTGATGTTTTGTGCACACATCGCGTGACGTCacttgtgagtgtgtgtgaggtCACATGCAGGACATGCTGATGTCACATGCACAGCATAGGGGGCTTGTTTAGGTCCAGTGCCTAGAATGTAAAAATCACTGCACAAAATGACCCAATATTTATGATGGAAAACATTCACCTGCGCATTTAAAGGCAGTTCCCATGATCCGTGCTCTTGCtgctgcctgtattttttttttatcacaaacacaagtaaaacatttttctaatagtaattttttttctatttattaaaagttgaattCAGAATAAAATGCTGCACTATAATCATTGCACCTTTTTTCCTAGAAAGTTGGAGTTTTGTAgcattttctgattttctctttctctacctaaaagtttttaattaaaaatcgcCCAGCCTCTGCCACGGATTTCTATAGGAAATCCGGTGAAGGAGCTGGGGAGGGGTAGGGGGGGCTGGGTTGGTGGCAGAAGTGATGTTTTGTGCACACATCGCGTGACGTCacttgtgagtgtgtg from Xenopus laevis strain J_2021 chromosome 1S, Xenopus_laevis_v10.1, whole genome shotgun sequence harbors:
- the LOC108706543 gene encoding uncharacterized protein LOC108706543, encoding MMALWEVQEGSNNSLGKLLPKLKRLFHSLGITEASLYHLFNKPIPEAAAPEANLETMSIDDLCQFIQTFEEKVKHFHSVIQENTPDCSSGIISSFPSEDSPLTLGTNDNNICRTRRATDSDSSLNIARLKRNGQYYCQVCWTKGHVPQQSTENTVAQARLTIHDIYDIIKVLPKEATVHVGRLLNLTDDQVEKCMKDEKEDEVEKLYRIIREREKNGNPTKQQIVLEIEEALMRMDYENSLNKLRRICCNNCKRITS